One genomic segment of Manis javanica isolate MJ-LG chromosome 7, MJ_LKY, whole genome shotgun sequence includes these proteins:
- the MARVELD1 gene encoding MARVEL domain-containing protein 1 has product MLPPPPRQPPPQARAARGAVRLQRAFLRGPLGVLRLLQLVAGAAFWVTIATSRYQGPVHFALFVSVLFWLLTLGLYFLTLLGKHELVPVLGSRWLVVNVAHDLLAAALYGAATGIMIDQTQRHSYCNLKDYQMSCAYHAFLAAAVCGGLCLGLYLLSALYGCCRRYQGEQEVA; this is encoded by the coding sequence ATGCTTCCGCCGCCCCCGCGCCAGCCGCCGCCCCAGGCGCGCGCGGCCCGCGGTGCGGTGCGCCTGCAGCGGGCCTTCCTGCGCGGCCCGCTGGGCGTGCTGCGGCTGCTGCAGCTGGTGGCCGGCGCCGCGTTCTGGGTCACCATCGCCACCAGCAGGTACCAGGGCCCCGTGCACTTCGCGCTCTTCGTGTCCGTGCTCTTCTGGCTCCTGACTCTGGGCCTCTACTTCCTCACGCTGCTGGGCAAGCACGAGCTGGTGCCCGTGCTGGGCTCGCGCTGGCTCGTGGTCAACGTGGCGCACGACCTGCTGGCAGCCGCGCTCTACGGCGCCGCGACGGGCATCATGATCGACCAGACGCAGAGACACAGCTACTGCAACCTGAAGGATTACCAGATGTCCTGCGCCTACCACGCCTTCCTGGCGGCTGCCGTCTGCGGCGGCCTGTGCCTCGGCCTCTACTTGCTGTCGGCGCTCTACGGCTGCTGCCGTCGCTACCAGGGTGAACAGGAGGTGGCGTGA